TGGTCGGCGAACGCTCCGCGCTGCTGGCCAAGAACGAGCAGGCGCGCACCCGCGTCGAAGCGATGATCGCGCGGCTGAAGTCGCTCGAGCAGCACACCTGAGCATTAGCCGATGAGCGCCAGCGAACCCGTCAGCATCCGCCTGCTCGACCGCGAGTACACGGTCGGCTGCGAGCCATCCGAACGCGACAGCCTGCTGACCGCGGCCAAGCTGCTGGACAGCAAGATGCGCGAGATCCGCGGCGGCAACCGCATGGCCGCGCTGGACCGCGTGGCGGTGCTGGCCGCGCTCAACCTGGCCCACGAATTGCAGCAGTTGCGCGGCGAGAACGAAAGCCGCGACCGCGAACTCGCGCGCACGCTGGGCGATCTGCACCGCAAGCTCGACGGCCTGTTCGACAGCGCCCCGCGCTGAACGCGCGAACGTGCCGCGCGTGACGTAGCGCAAAAAACCGCAATCGCATGAATCGCAACACAGCGTCGCCGACGAGCGGACGTGCGCGGCGGCGAACGCACGCTTATACTGCGTCCACGTCCTCTGCTGTGCGCGACGGCGTGCGCAAACATTCGCCTTGTCCCTTAATGACGACCGCGGGGGCGCAGCGGAAGCCCGGAGTGCAGGTCCGCCTCGTAGCGGGAAGCCCGAAGGCTGCCAAGCGTCCCCACTTGAACCCCGGGTTCAAGGTCGTTTCGCAAGCATCGTCATTGGCGGAGGACTACTATTCCAGGAACGGGCGCCTCGCGGCGCCCGCTCTTTTTGTCGATGCCGTTATGTCCCGTCGCCCACGCGGCCGCGCGCCGCGCCCCACC
The sequence above is a segment of the Lysobacter silvisoli genome. Coding sequences within it:
- a CDS encoding cell division protein ZapA, encoding MSASEPVSIRLLDREYTVGCEPSERDSLLTAAKLLDSKMREIRGGNRMAALDRVAVLAALNLAHELQQLRGENESRDRELARTLGDLHRKLDGLFDSAPR